The Micromonospora krabiensis genome window below encodes:
- a CDS encoding DUF3105 domain-containing protein yields MAEPRRTAGPRIAAVAVALGALLLAVAVVPFVRAYADSAAHRPATDIGVGLDRSGCDPELTDPVRGAGVHVGPGTAEPHAIRVRYDLVPPSSGPHFVVPAPAVRRFYTTRDRPAIEILVHNLEHGYTILWYVEPLVRDQVEALRAVAQKFGDDRYGGRFVVAPWDPAYGEFPAGRPLALSHWGATAGYRQFCAAVSGAAVERFVLAHPPGDSPEPTGM; encoded by the coding sequence GTGGCTGAGCCCCGCCGGACGGCCGGCCCGAGGATCGCCGCCGTCGCCGTCGCGCTCGGTGCTCTGCTGCTGGCCGTGGCGGTGGTCCCGTTCGTCCGCGCGTACGCCGACTCCGCGGCCCACCGGCCGGCCACCGACATCGGCGTCGGCCTCGACCGGTCCGGCTGCGACCCCGAGCTGACCGACCCGGTCCGGGGCGCCGGCGTCCACGTCGGGCCCGGCACCGCCGAGCCGCACGCCATCCGGGTCCGGTACGACCTGGTGCCCCCGTCGTCCGGGCCGCACTTCGTGGTGCCGGCGCCGGCCGTGCGACGGTTCTACACCACCCGCGACCGGCCGGCCATCGAGATCCTGGTGCACAACCTCGAACACGGCTACACCATTCTCTGGTACGTCGAGCCGCTGGTCCGCGACCAGGTCGAGGCGTTGCGGGCGGTGGCGCAGAAGTTCGGCGACGACCGGTACGGGGGCAGGTTCGTGGTGGCACCTTGGGACCCCGCGTACGGGGAGTTCCCCGCCGGTCGGCCGCTCGCCCTGTCGCACTGGGGGGCCACCGCCGGTTACCGGCAGTTCTGCGCGGCCGTCAGCGGGGCCGCCGTCGAGCGGTTCGTGCTGGCCCATCCGCCGGGCGACTCGCCCGAACCGACCGGCATGTGA
- a CDS encoding flavoprotein has protein sequence MATRTVTSTDQPQRPSAADAGPFPARRVLVAACGSADVLTLPQSIMVMRHALRLDVRVVLTPAAARFVPARSFTLLTGHPALVDEEATSEVPHLALTAWADLVLVLPATANTLAKAAHGIADNLVGTCLLAATAPVVLVPSMNRAMWERPAVRRNVAQLREDGYGVVPPVPVLALSTGTLDGRGMPPIEAVLEFAAGHLRRRDGRRG, from the coding sequence GTGGCTACCCGTACCGTGACCAGCACCGACCAGCCCCAGCGACCGTCCGCGGCCGACGCCGGCCCGTTCCCGGCCCGCCGGGTCCTGGTGGCCGCCTGCGGCTCCGCCGACGTGCTCACCCTCCCCCAATCGATCATGGTGATGCGGCACGCGCTGCGGCTCGACGTACGGGTCGTGCTCACCCCGGCCGCGGCGCGGTTCGTGCCGGCCCGCTCGTTCACCCTCCTGACCGGACACCCCGCCCTCGTCGACGAGGAGGCGACCTCGGAGGTACCACACCTGGCCCTGACGGCCTGGGCGGATCTGGTGCTGGTCCTGCCGGCCACCGCCAACACCCTCGCCAAGGCGGCTCACGGGATCGCCGACAACCTGGTGGGCACCTGTCTGCTCGCCGCCACGGCGCCCGTCGTGCTGGTGCCGTCGATGAACCGGGCGATGTGGGAGCGGCCCGCCGTGCGGCGCAACGTGGCGCAGCTGCGCGAGGACGGGTACGGCGTGGTGCCGCCGGTGCCCGTCCTCGCGCTGAGCACCGGCACCCTCGACGGGCGGGGCATGCCCCCCATCGAGGCGGTGCTGGAGTTCGCCGCCGGCCACCTGCGACGCCGGGACGGACGCCGTGGCTGA
- a CDS encoding peptidase domain-containing ABC transporter codes for MGGLTGNGTRRLRPGRRRVPLVLQMADADCGAACLAMIARWHGVRAPLAAVRERLDIGRDGVTARALLAAGPRFGLHGRAFRAEPDQVGTLPLPAVAHWENAHFVVVEHVGERGVRLVDPALGRRLLTPDEFAAGFSGTVLTYARDPQSPPEPPAVRSGPIARLRRARPLLRPFLPQLGAAFTVSLILQALGLALPMATTVAFDRIMPARETALMPYLALAIAALVLTQFGVAYLRSRLLVTLQARVDSALMTRLFGHLLRLPYAFFQQRASGDLMQRLSSSILLRELVTTQVLTAVIDGVLVIAYFGVLFASDLAFAGLAAAIGIAQVVAVAVVNGRLLRLGQRHLTVQADAESALMEALSGIATVKSMGAERQVFDGWLRRYTTALDADVAQNRLSATVANITASVQLAGPLALLWLGTGRLFDGASLGETLGLQALALSALTPLASLVASAQVLQSVVSHLQRLRDVFAAQPEPAGDAAQPAPRLTGRISVRDVTFRYDGSAPPVLRGVSFDVAPGEKVAIVGRSGSGKSTLAMLLTGLYRPTGGEILFDGVPLSRIDPTALRRQFGVVLQESYLFRDSIRRNVSLVHPGIGMPAIRAAAEVAAIDEDIAAMPMGYDTQVAERGQALSGGQRQRLSIARAVAGQPAVLLLDEATSHLDVATERRVDQAISALRCTRIVVAHRLSTVRNADQILVVDGGRVVERGRHEELLRADGVYADLVRCQLTDNSALPGGETWLPVP; via the coding sequence GTGGGCGGCCTGACCGGGAACGGGACGCGCCGGCTCCGGCCGGGTCGGCGGCGGGTGCCGCTGGTGCTGCAGATGGCCGACGCCGACTGCGGCGCCGCCTGCCTGGCGATGATCGCCCGCTGGCACGGCGTACGCGCCCCGCTGGCCGCCGTGCGCGAGCGGCTCGACATCGGCCGGGACGGTGTCACGGCGCGGGCGCTGCTCGCCGCAGGGCCACGGTTCGGGCTGCACGGTCGGGCCTTCCGCGCCGAACCGGACCAGGTCGGCACGCTGCCCCTGCCGGCGGTCGCACACTGGGAGAACGCGCACTTCGTCGTCGTGGAACACGTCGGGGAGCGCGGCGTCCGGCTGGTCGACCCGGCGCTCGGACGCCGGCTGCTCACCCCGGACGAGTTCGCCGCCGGGTTCAGCGGGACGGTGCTGACCTACGCCCGGGACCCGCAGTCCCCGCCCGAGCCGCCGGCCGTCCGGTCCGGACCGATCGCCCGACTGCGGCGCGCCCGACCGCTGCTGCGGCCGTTCCTGCCGCAGCTGGGGGCCGCGTTCACCGTGTCCCTGATCCTGCAGGCGCTGGGCCTGGCGCTGCCGATGGCCACCACCGTCGCCTTCGACCGGATCATGCCGGCCCGCGAGACCGCCCTCATGCCGTACCTGGCGCTGGCCATCGCCGCGCTCGTGCTCACCCAGTTCGGGGTGGCCTACCTGCGGTCCCGGCTCCTGGTCACCCTTCAGGCCCGGGTGGACTCCGCGCTGATGACCCGACTGTTCGGACACCTGCTGCGGCTGCCGTACGCCTTCTTCCAGCAACGCGCCAGCGGCGACCTGATGCAGCGGCTGTCCAGCAGCATCCTGCTGCGCGAACTGGTCACCACCCAGGTGCTGACCGCCGTGATCGACGGCGTGCTGGTGATCGCGTACTTCGGGGTGCTGTTCGCCAGCGACCTGGCCTTCGCCGGGCTGGCCGCCGCGATCGGCATCGCCCAGGTGGTGGCCGTGGCGGTCGTCAACGGCCGGCTGCTGCGCCTGGGCCAGCGGCATCTGACCGTGCAGGCCGATGCGGAGAGCGCGCTGATGGAGGCGTTGTCCGGCATCGCGACGGTCAAGTCGATGGGTGCCGAACGGCAGGTCTTCGACGGCTGGTTGCGCCGCTACACCACCGCGCTCGACGCCGACGTGGCGCAGAACCGGCTCTCCGCCACCGTCGCCAACATCACCGCCAGCGTCCAGCTCGCCGGCCCGCTGGCGCTGCTGTGGCTGGGCACCGGTCGACTCTTCGACGGCGCGAGCCTCGGCGAGACCCTCGGCCTGCAGGCGCTGGCCCTGTCCGCGCTCACCCCGCTGGCCTCGCTGGTGGCCAGCGCCCAGGTGCTCCAGTCGGTGGTGTCGCACCTGCAACGGCTGCGGGACGTCTTCGCCGCGCAACCGGAGCCGGCCGGCGACGCGGCCCAGCCCGCGCCCCGGCTCACCGGCCGGATCAGCGTCCGCGACGTGACGTTCCGCTACGACGGGAGCGCGCCACCAGTGCTGCGGGGAGTCTCGTTCGACGTCGCGCCCGGGGAGAAGGTCGCCATCGTCGGGCGGTCCGGCAGCGGCAAGAGCACCCTGGCCATGCTGCTGACCGGTCTCTACCGGCCGACCGGCGGGGAGATTCTGTTCGACGGGGTGCCGCTGTCCCGCATCGACCCGACGGCGTTGCGCCGCCAGTTCGGCGTCGTGCTCCAGGAGAGCTACCTGTTCCGCGACTCCATCCGACGCAACGTCAGCCTCGTCCACCCGGGCATCGGCATGCCGGCGATCCGGGCGGCCGCCGAGGTCGCCGCAATCGACGAGGACATCGCGGCGATGCCGATGGGCTACGACACCCAGGTCGCCGAGCGGGGCCAGGCCCTCTCCGGCGGGCAGCGGCAGCGGCTGTCCATCGCGCGTGCGGTCGCCGGACAACCGGCCGTGCTGCTGCTCGACGAGGCGACCAGCCACCTCGACGTGGCCACCGAACGGCGCGTCGACCAGGCGATCTCGGCGCTGCGCTGCACCCGGATCGTCGTCGCCCACCGGCTGAGCACCGTGCGCAACGCCGACCAGATCCTCGTGGTCGACGGTGGGCGCGTCGTCGAGCGCGGCCGGCACGAGGAGCTGCTGCGCGCCGACGGCGTCTACGCCGACCTGGTGCGCTGCCAACTGACCGACAACTCTGCTCTACCCGGAGGCGAAACGTGGCTACCCGTACCGTGA
- a CDS encoding type 2 lanthipeptide synthetase LanM family protein, producing the protein MSTVPHPADEPTTRIDQRLLAALTITERLAAAPPSNPQPGERSRWRLSRWRTGGAFAGDEDWQRRLAAEGLDESTLLALLDESPQRLAARLGRAPEWVGDLMSCYRPAPPAEIDPQLLPGRPLDASVALVAPLVARARARVARRARQLADDAPDLLPPDADRLGVTGLLDELVVVLSRAVVLELNIDRLRGASPGDTPQERYAAFFRRHHAPEAALALLADYPVLARQAYDLTRGWADRTIEFLERLVADAAALGATFHGSTRPGRLVDVEETGDPHRDGRRVLVATFDSGLRLVYKPRPVAVEARFQTLLAWLNARGTDLRTFTVLPRGEHGWAEYVEASAPSTPAGQRRLARRYGALLALLRAVGATDCHRENVVVHGEHPVLVDLETVFTPAVARAATALGGGDAIADSVLAVGLLPRADEAAGPAGNGCNCSAWQAEGTDEMRVCAPGHHHDEQDAGEPAPVPVDVAAHLPQVLEGFTATYRLLAAVRDDLLAPNGPVTAFAADEIRVVLRPTRTYLRLRDAALHTDALQDGLDTERLHDWLWSGVAELPLLAATVAAERADLARRDVPMFTTTVDSRDLWTSRGRRLPGLLARSGLAEARRRLAGLGGADLARQRWLIEAAFAARVDAADAPHARVRWRLAEVPPAPVPPPGAYLDAAGEVAAAVAALACDGPEPTWFGLTPDTATPGRWAPAPLGPYLYDGLAGVTLFLAHAGRLTGEQRFTDLADRTAAGLAARIVDRRVAGGGIGAYAGWGGLVHALGHLGELWQTRRFTPAVDVALARITALAAAGPAADLVDGSAGAVLAVSRAGLDPERVGPAVRVAAHRLLAAADRYTHPTGGTAGVPLGGLAHGAAGIAAALAHARVVTGDPAYADAAARALAYDRGLFRPAEANWADLRRPGRCGLTWCHGAPGIGLSRLLVREALGPDDVLDGEIATAVGTTLAAGFGRNHSLCHGDLGNLDLLLAAAPRRAAAPAAAVLRDGRTGGWRCANPIALASPELMTGLSGIGLALLRLAAPGRVPSVLLLAPPATAGHGTSTADAREPQWAA; encoded by the coding sequence ATGTCCACTGTTCCGCATCCCGCCGACGAACCGACCACCCGGATCGACCAGCGGCTCCTGGCCGCGCTGACCATCACGGAGCGGCTGGCCGCTGCCCCGCCGTCGAACCCGCAGCCCGGTGAGCGGTCCCGGTGGCGGCTGTCCCGCTGGCGCACCGGCGGCGCCTTCGCCGGCGACGAGGACTGGCAACGCCGGCTGGCGGCGGAGGGCCTGGACGAGTCCACCCTGCTCGCGCTCCTGGACGAGTCGCCGCAGCGGCTCGCCGCCCGGCTGGGCCGGGCCCCGGAGTGGGTGGGCGACCTCATGTCCTGCTACCGCCCGGCACCGCCGGCCGAGATCGATCCGCAGCTGCTGCCCGGCCGCCCGCTCGACGCGTCCGTCGCCCTGGTGGCGCCGCTGGTCGCCCGGGCCCGGGCCCGGGTGGCGCGACGGGCCCGGCAGCTCGCCGACGACGCACCCGACCTGCTGCCACCCGACGCCGACCGGCTGGGCGTGACCGGGCTGCTCGACGAGTTGGTGGTGGTGCTCAGCCGCGCCGTCGTCCTGGAGCTCAACATCGACCGGCTGCGGGGCGCGTCGCCCGGCGACACACCGCAGGAGCGGTACGCGGCCTTCTTCCGCCGCCACCACGCGCCCGAGGCGGCGCTGGCCCTGCTGGCCGACTACCCGGTCCTGGCCCGTCAGGCGTACGACCTGACGCGTGGCTGGGCCGACCGCACCATCGAGTTCCTGGAGCGCCTCGTCGCCGACGCGGCGGCGCTGGGCGCGACGTTCCACGGCAGCACCCGACCAGGACGCCTGGTCGACGTCGAGGAGACCGGCGACCCGCACCGCGACGGTCGACGGGTGCTGGTGGCGACCTTCGACAGTGGTCTGCGGCTGGTCTACAAGCCTCGGCCGGTAGCCGTCGAGGCCCGGTTCCAGACCCTGCTGGCCTGGCTCAACGCGCGGGGCACCGACCTGCGCACGTTCACCGTCCTGCCCCGCGGGGAGCACGGCTGGGCCGAGTACGTCGAGGCGAGCGCGCCGAGCACGCCCGCCGGGCAGCGCCGGTTGGCCCGCCGGTACGGGGCGCTGCTGGCCCTGCTGCGGGCCGTCGGCGCCACCGACTGCCACCGGGAGAACGTGGTCGTCCACGGTGAGCATCCCGTCCTGGTCGACCTCGAAACCGTGTTCACCCCCGCGGTCGCCCGCGCCGCGACGGCTCTCGGCGGCGGCGACGCGATCGCCGACTCGGTGCTCGCGGTGGGGCTGCTGCCCCGCGCCGACGAGGCAGCGGGCCCGGCCGGCAACGGCTGCAACTGCTCGGCCTGGCAGGCCGAGGGCACCGACGAGATGCGGGTGTGCGCGCCCGGCCACCACCACGACGAGCAGGACGCCGGCGAACCCGCCCCGGTCCCGGTCGACGTCGCCGCGCACCTGCCGCAGGTGCTGGAGGGTTTCACCGCCACGTACCGCCTGCTCGCGGCCGTCCGCGACGACCTGCTCGCCCCGAACGGTCCGGTGACCGCGTTCGCCGCCGACGAGATCCGGGTGGTGCTCCGCCCGACCCGCACCTATCTGCGGCTGCGGGACGCCGCCCTGCACACCGACGCCCTTCAGGACGGCCTGGACACCGAACGGCTGCACGACTGGCTCTGGTCGGGGGTGGCCGAACTGCCGCTGCTGGCCGCCACCGTCGCGGCGGAACGGGCCGACCTGGCGCGCCGCGACGTGCCGATGTTCACCACCACGGTGGACTCCCGTGACCTGTGGACCAGCCGGGGACGCCGGCTGCCCGGCCTGCTGGCCCGGTCCGGCCTCGCCGAGGCGCGGCGCCGGCTCGCGGGGTTGGGCGGAGCCGATTTGGCCCGGCAGCGCTGGCTGATCGAGGCCGCCTTCGCCGCCCGGGTGGACGCGGCGGACGCCCCGCACGCCCGGGTGCGCTGGCGGTTGGCCGAGGTGCCCCCGGCTCCGGTGCCGCCGCCCGGGGCGTACCTGGACGCCGCGGGCGAGGTGGCCGCCGCGGTGGCCGCCCTGGCCTGCGACGGGCCCGAGCCGACCTGGTTCGGGCTCACCCCCGACACCGCCACGCCGGGCCGGTGGGCTCCGGCGCCGCTCGGCCCGTACCTCTACGACGGACTCGCCGGGGTGACGCTCTTCCTGGCCCACGCCGGCCGGCTCACCGGCGAGCAGCGGTTCACCGACCTCGCCGATCGCACCGCCGCCGGGCTCGCCGCCCGGATCGTCGATCGCCGGGTCGCCGGCGGCGGGATCGGCGCGTACGCCGGCTGGGGTGGCCTGGTCCACGCGCTCGGCCACCTCGGGGAACTGTGGCAGACCCGCCGGTTCACCCCGGCCGTCGACGTGGCGCTGGCGCGGATCACCGCGCTGGCCGCCGCCGGCCCGGCGGCGGACCTGGTCGACGGGTCCGCCGGAGCCGTCCTCGCGGTGTCCCGCGCCGGTTTGGACCCGGAGCGGGTCGGGCCGGCCGTGCGCGTCGCGGCCCACCGGCTGCTCGCCGCCGCCGACCGCTACACCCACCCGACCGGAGGGACGGCCGGTGTCCCCCTCGGTGGCCTCGCGCACGGGGCGGCCGGGATCGCCGCCGCGCTCGCGCACGCTCGGGTGGTGACCGGCGACCCCGCGTACGCCGACGCGGCCGCCCGGGCGCTGGCCTACGACCGCGGCCTGTTCCGCCCCGCCGAGGCGAACTGGGCCGACCTGCGCCGACCGGGACGTTGCGGGCTGACGTGGTGCCACGGCGCACCCGGGATCGGACTGTCGCGCCTGCTGGTCCGCGAGGCGCTCGGACCGGACGACGTGCTGGACGGCGAGATAGCGACCGCGGTCGGCACCACGCTCGCCGCCGGGTTCGGGCGCAACCACTCGCTGTGCCACGGCGACCTCGGCAACCTCGACCTGCTGCTGGCCGCCGCGCCACGACGGGCGGCCGCACCGGCCGCGGCGGTGCTCCGCGACGGCCGCACCGGCGGCTGGCGCTGCGCGAACCCAATCGCGCTCGCGTCCCCCGAACTGATGACCGGCCTGTCCGGGATCGGGCTCGCCCTGCTGCGGCTGGCCGCGCCCGGGCGGGTGCCGTCGGTGCTCCTGCTCGCCCCACCGGCGACGGCCGGCCACGGCACGAGCACCGCCGACGCCAGGGAGCCACAGTGGGCGGCCTGA
- a CDS encoding mersacidin/lichenicidin family type 2 lantibiotic produces MSITDIVSAWKDEYRRTAVPEATDAHPAGLVELDRDQLETVAGGAAATTGHTTACCHCVC; encoded by the coding sequence ATGTCCATCACCGACATCGTCAGCGCCTGGAAGGACGAGTACCGGCGCACCGCCGTCCCGGAGGCCACCGACGCCCACCCGGCCGGCCTGGTGGAGCTGGACCGCGACCAGCTGGAGACGGTCGCCGGCGGTGCCGCCGCCACCACCGGTCACACCACGGCCTGCTGCCACTGCGTCTGCTGA
- a CDS encoding AAA family ATPase has protein sequence MDGNAGWPFVGRAREREQAVSALDTAAGSGVLLTGDPGVGKSSLLDEVLDDALRRQRVVLRVTATPGWRDVPFGVLASRLPQPSDANVADVFRDVERRLRDVAAGRGVVIGVDDLNWLDDASGALLERLVVGGTVQVVASVRTDALDAAPVAALRRSRSVDRVHVPPLDPDEAALVVREALGGPVDGLTLGALWRISQGNPLFLREALRCGLRDGGLVRRDGMWTWPSESLCPTHLAELIEQTLGTLDADEAEALQYVAHAEPAPLALIERVVPPRTAEQLEERGLIRLVQHGPAVLVQTGHPLYAEVVRNRTGALRARRLRRNLAEALAAVDGGAGDLARVVAWRCEADLPVAADDLLTASEYALRRHDPVLAERLGRRVDSARGDWQVARALVAQGRSDDADGHLARAAADLTDPADRAEAAALRVLNLFWGGRRPDQAREVIDAAQRELPAEAHPGLLAAQAGIAAFSGDSAGARAWVARLAADPPRDPLLATAVTALHPYLLLFDGQPGGAAGMFDSGEVDIPDTWATMRAATQTCHVQSLLMSGRLPEAERVARRYYRDAVDRGAADAVGLLAFARGKCAYHAGQMGRAMRWLHEARTLAGDRTLFPIRVYVLSANAYVAAQLGELAESRRLLRQLHDDHTDVDGGRLTGLVGADAELTAAWLAAADGQLATAVGALRDLAGRADQAKTITVECLHLLARLEPTAGTAERLAQVAAECDSPLFTLWADYAHALAADDPAALERVGTALEASGYLALALEAMVAAETAYGRRGDHRRANLLARRADLLQQRCGGYSPPLRPRPGSSKDELTPRERQICELAAAGHDNAAIAAELVLSVRTVENHLQRSYVKLGLRGRAGLAQALGLRRAG, from the coding sequence GTGGACGGCAACGCGGGATGGCCGTTCGTCGGCCGTGCCCGGGAGCGGGAGCAGGCGGTCAGCGCGCTCGACACGGCGGCCGGCTCGGGGGTCCTGCTCACCGGCGACCCCGGGGTCGGCAAGAGTTCGCTGCTCGACGAGGTGCTCGACGACGCCCTGCGGCGGCAGCGGGTCGTGCTGCGGGTCACCGCCACACCCGGTTGGCGGGACGTGCCCTTCGGTGTGCTCGCCAGCCGGCTGCCGCAGCCGTCGGACGCGAACGTGGCCGACGTGTTCCGGGACGTCGAGCGGCGGCTGCGTGACGTCGCGGCGGGACGCGGCGTGGTCATCGGCGTCGACGACCTCAACTGGCTCGACGACGCGTCCGGGGCGTTGCTGGAACGGCTCGTCGTGGGCGGCACCGTCCAGGTGGTCGCCAGCGTACGCACCGACGCCCTGGACGCCGCGCCGGTCGCCGCGCTGCGGCGATCCCGGTCGGTTGACCGGGTGCACGTGCCGCCGCTGGACCCGGACGAGGCCGCACTCGTCGTCCGGGAGGCGCTGGGCGGCCCGGTCGACGGCCTGACCCTCGGCGCGCTGTGGCGGATCAGCCAGGGCAACCCGCTGTTCCTCCGCGAGGCGCTGCGGTGCGGGCTGCGCGACGGCGGGCTGGTCCGGCGCGACGGCATGTGGACGTGGCCCAGCGAGTCGCTGTGCCCCACCCATCTCGCCGAGCTGATCGAGCAGACCCTCGGCACCCTCGACGCCGACGAGGCCGAGGCGCTGCAGTACGTGGCCCACGCCGAACCCGCGCCGCTGGCCCTCATCGAGCGGGTGGTCCCACCGCGGACCGCCGAGCAGTTGGAGGAGCGCGGCCTGATCCGGCTGGTCCAGCACGGCCCGGCGGTGCTGGTGCAGACCGGCCACCCGCTGTACGCGGAGGTGGTGCGCAACCGCACCGGCGCGCTGCGTGCCCGCCGCCTGCGCCGGAACCTGGCCGAGGCACTGGCGGCCGTCGACGGCGGCGCGGGCGACCTGGCCCGCGTCGTCGCCTGGCGCTGCGAGGCGGACCTGCCGGTCGCGGCGGACGACCTGTTGACCGCCTCCGAGTACGCGCTGCGCCGGCACGACCCCGTGCTGGCGGAGCGGCTGGGCCGCCGGGTCGACTCCGCCCGCGGCGACTGGCAGGTGGCGCGGGCACTGGTGGCCCAGGGCCGCAGCGACGACGCGGACGGACACCTCGCCCGCGCGGCGGCGGACCTGACCGACCCCGCGGACCGGGCGGAGGCGGCGGCACTGCGGGTCCTGAACCTGTTCTGGGGCGGCCGACGGCCCGACCAGGCCCGCGAGGTGATCGACGCCGCCCAGCGCGAGCTGCCCGCCGAGGCGCACCCCGGGCTGCTGGCCGCGCAGGCCGGCATCGCGGCGTTCAGCGGCGACAGCGCCGGCGCCCGCGCCTGGGTGGCGCGGCTGGCGGCGGACCCGCCGCGCGATCCGCTGCTGGCGACCGCCGTCACCGCCCTGCACCCCTACCTGCTGCTGTTCGACGGGCAGCCGGGTGGGGCCGCCGGTATGTTCGACAGTGGCGAGGTCGACATCCCGGACACGTGGGCGACGATGCGCGCCGCCACGCAGACCTGTCACGTGCAGTCCCTGCTGATGTCGGGCCGGCTGCCCGAGGCGGAGCGGGTGGCGCGGCGGTACTACCGGGACGCGGTGGACCGGGGCGCGGCCGACGCGGTGGGGCTGCTCGCCTTCGCCCGGGGCAAGTGCGCCTACCACGCCGGTCAGATGGGCCGGGCGATGCGCTGGCTGCACGAGGCCCGCACCCTCGCCGGCGACCGCACCCTGTTCCCCATCCGGGTCTACGTGCTGTCGGCCAACGCGTATGTGGCGGCGCAGCTGGGCGAGCTCGCCGAGAGCCGGCGGCTGCTGCGACAGCTCCACGACGACCACACCGACGTCGACGGCGGGCGGCTCACGGGCCTGGTGGGCGCCGACGCCGAGTTGACCGCGGCCTGGCTCGCCGCCGCCGACGGCCAGCTGGCGACGGCGGTCGGCGCGCTGCGCGACCTGGCCGGACGCGCCGACCAGGCGAAGACGATCACCGTGGAGTGCCTGCACCTGCTCGCGCGCCTGGAGCCCACCGCCGGCACCGCCGAACGGCTGGCACAGGTCGCGGCCGAATGCGACAGTCCGCTGTTCACGCTGTGGGCCGACTACGCCCACGCGCTCGCCGCCGACGACCCGGCCGCCCTCGAGCGGGTCGGCACCGCGCTGGAGGCCAGCGGCTACCTCGCGCTCGCGCTGGAGGCGATGGTCGCCGCGGAGACGGCGTACGGGCGGCGTGGCGACCACCGCCGGGCGAACCTGCTGGCCCGCCGGGCCGACCTGCTGCAGCAGCGGTGCGGGGGCTACTCGCCGCCGCTGAGACCCCGGCCGGGCAGCAGCAAGGACGAGCTCACTCCCCGGGAGCGACAGATCTGCGAGCTGGCGGCGGCGGGCCACGACAACGCGGCGATCGCGGCCGAGCTCGTGCTGTCGGTGCGGACCGTGGAGAACCATCTCCAGCGGTCGTACGTCAAGCTGGGCCTGCGGGGGCGGGCGGGTCTCGCCCAGGCCCTCGGGTTGCGGCGGGCCGGTTGA
- a CDS encoding STAS domain-containing protein — translation MDDAIGRGALRCDYSDVKAGTRHVTLSGEADLASADQLRSDLTRLLVPARVTCLTLDLTALRHLDCAALAALLAVRETAAAHGQRVVITAAIGTPARVLMLSAVGELFDYPPQPTAPAEFPTPGPSTLRRPSARRPLYPERYGSSARA, via the coding sequence ATGGACGATGCCATCGGTCGCGGCGCACTGCGATGCGACTATTCCGACGTCAAGGCAGGCACTCGGCACGTCACCCTCAGTGGTGAGGCCGACCTGGCTTCCGCTGACCAACTCAGGTCCGACCTGACCCGCCTGCTGGTGCCCGCCCGCGTGACGTGCCTCACTCTCGACCTGACGGCACTGCGACACCTCGACTGCGCCGCGCTCGCGGCTCTGCTCGCCGTCCGGGAAACCGCTGCGGCCCACGGCCAGCGGGTGGTCATCACCGCCGCGATCGGTACGCCGGCGCGTGTCCTCATGCTCAGCGCGGTCGGCGAGCTCTTCGACTACCCGCCACAACCCACCGCGCCCGCGGAGTTCCCTACTCCGGGGCCGTCGACCTTGCGGCGGCCGTCCGCTCGTCGACCGCTCTACCCGGAGAGGTACGGCTCGTCTGCCCGTGCCTAG
- a CDS encoding SGNH/GDSL hydrolase family protein has protein sequence MTRPRLPLLRAATRFAALAVATAGVLLTVATPASAALPTGRYVALGDSYTAGPLIPTQVDLNCLRSNRNFPSLVAASAGSSSFADVSCSGATTDDILSSGDGQLGITVPPQVSAVTSNTALVTVQIGGNDIGFSGIISDCAEASLSSPLGSPCKDRYTAGGTDQLQARIAATVPKVTAVLQAVRQAAPGARVVVLGYPAILPDSGYGCWPVVPIAYQDVPYLRGIQKSLNTMLANTASANGAIYADVYTPSIGRDACKGSSTRWVEGLVPQNSAAPFHPNARGEQGMATALLAKLNS, from the coding sequence ATGACCCGTCCCCGCCTGCCGCTCCTGCGGGCAGCCACCCGGTTCGCCGCACTCGCCGTCGCCACCGCCGGTGTGCTGCTCACCGTCGCCACACCCGCCAGCGCGGCCCTGCCCACCGGCCGCTACGTCGCGCTGGGAGACTCGTACACCGCCGGCCCGCTCATCCCCACCCAGGTCGACCTGAACTGCCTGCGGTCGAACCGCAACTTCCCGTCGTTGGTGGCCGCGTCCGCCGGCTCGTCGTCGTTCGCCGACGTCAGCTGTTCCGGCGCGACCACGGACGACATCCTCTCCAGCGGCGACGGCCAACTCGGCATCACGGTGCCACCGCAGGTCAGCGCGGTCACGTCGAACACGGCGCTGGTGACGGTGCAGATCGGCGGCAACGACATCGGCTTCTCCGGCATCATCAGCGACTGCGCGGAGGCGAGCCTGAGCAGCCCGCTCGGATCGCCGTGCAAGGACCGGTACACCGCCGGCGGCACCGACCAGTTGCAGGCCCGGATCGCGGCCACCGTGCCGAAGGTGACCGCCGTGCTGCAGGCGGTCCGGCAGGCCGCGCCGGGCGCGCGGGTCGTGGTGCTCGGCTACCCGGCGATCCTGCCGGACAGCGGGTACGGCTGCTGGCCCGTCGTCCCGATCGCCTACCAGGACGTGCCGTACCTGCGCGGTATCCAGAAGTCGCTCAACACGATGCTGGCGAACACCGCGTCCGCCAACGGCGCGATCTACGCCGACGTCTACACCCCGTCGATCGGCCGCGACGCCTGCAAGGGCAGCAGCACCCGCTGGGTCGAAGGGCTGGTGCCGCAGAACTCGGCCGCGCCGTTCCACCCGAACGCCCGCGGCGAGCAGGGCATGGCCACCGCCCTCCTCGCCAAACTCAACAGCTGA